A region from the Hyalangium gracile genome encodes:
- a CDS encoding GspE/PulE/PilB domain-containing protein, with protein MKKRLGDILLERGVVDSLQLQSALAFQRQWGLPLGKVVVDQGFAGAREVFSALEEQTGIPAVDLDSQLLDRRLARLVPVKVAECYRVVPLRLEGTRDSVLVVAIAAPASLDALDVVKSVSGKGRVVPRLATDAAINRAIGRLYRGEVYATPTPAASPGVSLPDADEVMHFMANCMLEDVVIEQELLEDAPVARATTYEQDGLPLLSPLELELEPVSDQLVSVTDTLLGFPALRTASTVARVLIYGWGPEASTGLKRVLGEAGIPARVVSAAEVREAGEDTVVVSPLPAVEALGQRLVARLLVAGKAPEQELKRSQAVGALGFLAAPVDPELLLRAVRRLLRLGNETYLRPN; from the coding sequence ATGAAGAAGCGACTGGGCGACATCCTGCTGGAGCGTGGGGTGGTGGACTCGTTGCAGCTCCAATCGGCGCTGGCGTTCCAGCGTCAGTGGGGCCTGCCGCTGGGCAAGGTGGTGGTGGATCAGGGCTTCGCGGGCGCCCGCGAGGTGTTCTCCGCCCTGGAGGAGCAGACGGGCATCCCCGCGGTGGACCTGGACTCGCAGCTGCTCGACAGGCGACTGGCGCGGCTGGTGCCGGTGAAGGTGGCCGAGTGCTACCGGGTGGTGCCGCTGCGGCTGGAGGGCACGCGCGACTCGGTGCTGGTGGTGGCCATCGCGGCGCCGGCGAGCCTGGATGCGCTGGATGTCGTCAAGAGCGTGTCGGGCAAGGGGCGGGTGGTGCCGCGGCTCGCGACGGATGCGGCCATCAACCGGGCCATCGGCCGGCTGTATCGCGGAGAGGTGTACGCGACGCCGACGCCCGCGGCCTCTCCGGGCGTCTCGCTGCCGGATGCCGATGAGGTGATGCACTTCATGGCGAACTGCATGCTCGAGGACGTGGTCATCGAGCAGGAGCTGCTCGAGGACGCTCCGGTGGCGCGGGCCACCACGTACGAGCAGGACGGGCTGCCGCTGCTGTCGCCGCTGGAGCTGGAGCTGGAGCCGGTGTCGGATCAGCTCGTGTCGGTAACCGATACCCTCCTGGGTTTCCCGGCGCTGCGGACCGCCTCGACGGTGGCCCGGGTGCTCATCTACGGCTGGGGCCCGGAGGCGAGCACGGGCCTGAAGCGCGTGCTGGGCGAGGCGGGCATCCCCGCGCGGGTGGTGAGCGCGGCGGAGGTGCGCGAGGCGGGTGAGGACACCGTGGTGGTGTCGCCGCTGCCGGCCGTGGAGGCGCTCGGACAGCGCCTGGTGGCGAGGCTGCTGGTGGCGGGCAAGGCGCCAGAGCAGGAGCTGAAGCGCTCCCAGGCGGTGGGAGCGCTGGGCTTCCTGGCTGCGCCGGTGGATCCGGAGCTGCTGCTGCGCGCGGTGCGCCGGCTGCTGCGGCTGGGCAACGAGACCTATCTGCGCCCGAACTGA
- a CDS encoding cysteine dioxygenase: MPIFRGVYEASLEEVLRCLRDEVHGACGAMKVGRRLEGVRVRPESLGPFLHFKRGRYTRNLVYRDPRFEVVLNCWDSGVSSPIHDHSEQECWFSIQAGTFILEDYPLLAGGRKPGYALLGTPRISEPVGAGHVDYRGPLDSIHRVSALEGPAVTLHVYASPVEQCLVFDVRRQRCVPRQLCYHSVFGRPVAERPLGELPDRA, translated from the coding sequence GTGCCCATCTTCCGGGGCGTGTACGAGGCGTCTCTAGAAGAGGTGCTCCGGTGCCTGCGGGATGAGGTCCACGGGGCTTGCGGCGCGATGAAGGTGGGGCGGCGGCTGGAAGGTGTCCGCGTCCGCCCCGAGTCCCTGGGCCCCTTCCTCCACTTCAAGCGCGGGCGCTACACGCGCAACCTCGTCTATAGGGACCCTCGCTTCGAGGTGGTGCTCAACTGCTGGGACAGCGGCGTGTCCTCGCCCATCCACGACCACTCCGAGCAGGAGTGCTGGTTCAGCATCCAGGCGGGCACCTTCATCCTGGAGGACTACCCGCTGCTGGCCGGCGGGCGGAAGCCCGGGTACGCGCTGCTGGGGACGCCGCGCATCTCCGAGCCGGTGGGCGCGGGCCATGTGGACTACCGTGGGCCGCTGGACTCCATCCACCGCGTCTCCGCGCTGGAGGGCCCCGCAGTGACGCTGCATGTGTACGCGTCGCCGGTGGAGCAGTGCCTGGTGTTCGATGTGCGCCGCCAGCGTTGCGTCCCGCGCCAGCTCTGCTACCACTCCGTCTTCGGCCGTCCCGTGGCCGAGCGCCCCCTGGGCGAGCTACCCGATCGGGCGTAG
- the sppA gene encoding signal peptide peptidase SppA — MKRFIVGALAVIGALSVLVFFGFMLLVVAAASSKPSVPGAVVLELDLDKPLPEVVAEDSLAGAFGQKETTIRDVLDALEKGAKDERVKGLLVHVGQPGGLAEVQELRDAVKAFRASGKKAIAYADTFGEGGGATGAYYLAAAFDEVYIQPSGDVNLTGVAMETPFAKETFAKVGVQPRIGQRYEYKNAVNTYTEQTFTPPHREAMEKLLGSLFGQIVRGIAEDRKLSEDEVKALIDRAPLLGQAALEAKLVDGLIYRDELLEKVKQLGGTDSKLLFVDKYLERAGRPNTGGDSKIALVYGVGGVSRGKSDSNPLSGDQTMGGDSVALALRKASEDPKVKAIVFRVDSPGGSYVASDTVRREVQRAREKGKPVIVSMATYAASGGYFVSMDADKIVAQPGTITGSIGVFGGKMVTADFWSKLGVNWETIALGKDATMYSSDADFTPEQWAKNEAALDRVYADFTQRAAKGRNMPLEQLQSLAKGRVWTGEDAKANKLVDEVGGFPKALELAREAAKLSKDAEVHVQVFPRKKQPAEVLAEMLGGGAGDNSEDEASASVRALAPWTPVVEQTQALYRLGVRLGLIRTESQALRAPLPDTRW, encoded by the coding sequence ATGAAACGCTTCATCGTCGGAGCGCTGGCCGTCATTGGAGCCCTGTCGGTGCTCGTCTTCTTCGGCTTCATGCTCCTGGTTGTCGCGGCGGCTTCGAGCAAGCCCTCCGTGCCGGGCGCCGTGGTGCTCGAGCTGGACCTGGACAAGCCGCTGCCCGAGGTGGTGGCGGAGGACTCGCTGGCGGGCGCCTTCGGCCAGAAGGAGACCACCATCCGCGACGTGCTGGACGCGCTGGAGAAGGGCGCCAAGGACGAGCGCGTGAAGGGGCTTTTGGTGCACGTGGGCCAGCCCGGCGGGCTCGCCGAGGTGCAGGAGCTGCGCGACGCGGTGAAGGCCTTCCGCGCCAGCGGCAAGAAGGCCATCGCCTACGCGGACACCTTCGGCGAGGGCGGCGGGGCCACCGGCGCCTACTACCTGGCCGCCGCGTTCGATGAAGTCTACATCCAGCCCTCGGGCGACGTGAACCTCACGGGCGTGGCGATGGAGACGCCCTTCGCCAAGGAGACGTTCGCCAAGGTGGGCGTGCAGCCGCGCATCGGCCAGCGCTACGAGTACAAGAACGCCGTCAACACCTATACCGAGCAGACCTTCACCCCTCCGCACCGCGAGGCCATGGAGAAGCTGCTCGGCAGCCTGTTCGGGCAGATCGTCCGCGGCATCGCCGAGGACCGCAAGCTGAGCGAGGACGAGGTGAAGGCCCTCATCGACCGGGCGCCGCTGCTGGGCCAGGCCGCCCTGGAGGCGAAGCTGGTGGACGGCCTCATCTACCGCGACGAGCTGCTCGAGAAGGTGAAGCAGCTGGGGGGCACGGACAGCAAGCTGCTCTTCGTGGACAAGTACCTGGAGCGCGCGGGCCGGCCCAACACTGGCGGCGACTCGAAGATTGCCCTGGTGTACGGCGTGGGCGGCGTCTCTCGCGGCAAGAGCGACTCCAACCCGCTGAGCGGAGACCAGACGATGGGCGGCGACAGCGTGGCGCTGGCGCTGCGCAAGGCCTCGGAGGATCCGAAGGTGAAGGCCATCGTCTTCCGCGTGGACAGCCCGGGCGGCAGCTACGTGGCCAGCGACACCGTGCGCCGCGAGGTGCAGCGCGCTCGCGAGAAGGGCAAGCCCGTCATCGTCTCCATGGCCACCTACGCGGCCAGCGGCGGCTACTTCGTCTCCATGGACGCGGACAAAATCGTCGCCCAGCCGGGCACCATCACCGGCAGCATCGGCGTGTTCGGCGGGAAGATGGTGACGGCGGACTTCTGGTCCAAGCTGGGCGTGAACTGGGAGACCATCGCGCTGGGCAAGGACGCCACCATGTACAGCTCGGACGCGGACTTCACCCCGGAGCAGTGGGCCAAGAACGAGGCGGCGCTGGACCGCGTCTACGCGGACTTCACGCAGCGGGCCGCCAAGGGGCGCAACATGCCGCTGGAGCAGCTGCAGTCGCTGGCCAAGGGCCGCGTGTGGACGGGCGAGGACGCCAAGGCGAACAAGCTGGTGGACGAGGTCGGCGGCTTCCCCAAGGCGCTGGAGCTGGCCCGGGAGGCCGCGAAGCTCTCCAAGGACGCCGAGGTGCACGTGCAGGTGTTCCCGCGCAAGAAGCAGCCGGCGGAGGTGCTGGCCGAGATGCTCGGCGGCGGCGCCGGCGACAACAGCGAGGACGAGGCGAGTGCCTCGGTGAGAGCGCTCGCTCCGTGGACGCCGGTGGTGGAGCAGACGCAGGCGCTGTACCGGCTGGGGGTGCGGCTGGGCCTCATCCGCACCGAGTCGCAGGCGCTCCGGGCCCCGCTGCCCGACACCCGCTGGTAG